Proteins from a single region of Desulfolutivibrio sulfoxidireducens:
- a CDS encoding alginate O-acetyltransferase AlgX-related protein, which yields MNARLLHLIQSALFVAILGAPMAAAYWGLEPPDILATENRTLAEIPGLSLFFTDPVHGVSRLKAAFADRFPLRQTLIRAGNRLRLAVFGESPVSGVIVGRQGWLYYSLENALNDHLNVMNLPPILQDDMVRTLVERRDRLAARGIAFYVLVPPDKHTVYPEFLPPYVRVLRPRSRLDILKERLADAGIAILDVRDELARAKTVRRAYWKTDTHWNDWGAFTAAKKLIDTLRARFPDIPPLCENDFDVVETVVPGGDLAGMLLLPDLLPETDIRLIPRDPNAFGQRAVFGAPRPYADPANHPERAMVVAETGERGLPKALFFRDSFSSAMIPFLAGRFQSAVFLWTHAYHPDIVAAERPDVVVLEVVERYQYAFCLENPPEPSWSGAASPTPPGF from the coding sequence GTGAACGCGCGCCTTCTCCACCTGATCCAGTCCGCCCTGTTCGTCGCCATCCTGGGGGCGCCCATGGCCGCCGCGTATTGGGGGCTCGAACCGCCGGACATCCTGGCCACCGAGAACCGGACCCTGGCCGAGATTCCAGGCCTTTCCCTGTTTTTCACCGACCCGGTGCACGGCGTCTCCCGTCTCAAGGCCGCCTTCGCGGACCGGTTCCCCCTGCGCCAGACCCTCATCCGGGCCGGCAACCGCCTGCGTCTGGCCGTCTTCGGGGAGTCCCCGGTCTCCGGGGTGATCGTCGGCCGCCAGGGCTGGCTGTATTATTCCCTGGAAAACGCCCTCAACGACCATCTCAACGTCATGAACCTGCCGCCGATCCTTCAGGACGACATGGTCCGGACGCTGGTCGAACGCCGGGACCGCCTGGCCGCCCGGGGCATCGCCTTTTATGTGCTGGTGCCGCCGGACAAGCACACCGTGTATCCCGAATTCCTGCCCCCATACGTCCGGGTCCTGCGGCCCCGTTCGCGCCTGGACATCCTGAAAGAGCGCCTCGCGGATGCCGGGATCGCCATACTCGACGTGCGCGACGAGCTTGCCCGGGCCAAGACCGTGCGCCGGGCCTACTGGAAGACCGACACCCACTGGAACGACTGGGGGGCCTTTACGGCCGCGAAAAAGCTCATCGACACCCTGCGGGCGCGATTTCCGGATATCCCGCCCCTGTGCGAGAACGACTTCGACGTGGTGGAAACCGTGGTTCCGGGCGGGGACCTGGCCGGGATGCTGCTTCTGCCGGATCTGTTGCCGGAGACGGACATCCGGCTGATCCCCAGGGATCCCAATGCCTTCGGTCAGCGGGCCGTGTTCGGCGCGCCGCGCCCCTACGCCGATCCGGCCAACCACCCGGAACGGGCCATGGTGGTGGCCGAGACCGGGGAGAGGGGTCTCCCGAAGGCCCTTTTTTTCCGCGATTCCTTTTCCTCGGCCATGATTCCCTTTCTGGCCGGGCGTTTCCAGAGCGCCGTGTTCCTGTGGACCCACGCCTATCATCCGGACATCGTGGCCGCCGAGCGGCCCGACGTGGTGGTCCTGGAGGTGGTGGAACGCTACCAGTACGCCTTTTGCCTGGAAAATCCCCCCGAACCCTCATGGTCCGGGGCCGCCTCCCCAACGCCGCCCGGGTTCTGA